One region of Hydrogenobaculum sp. Y04AAS1 genomic DNA includes:
- a CDS encoding hemolysin family protein: protein MELIGYILGIIFFILLEGFFSGSEMAILSSNKSRLEAFVKKSNNSYKDMVSKFLKNQEEFLTFTLFGYTISIVFAASLYTIMLFEISKDVPILKHTYIFFSETLVLITIIFGEIIPKIIFQKHADKVILPIIFILYKLRFLFGFSSFLSKAIKHIFFKYMSKPHSHVSRSTILKIISKELDVDKFESLILSNIVSFKERRAGEIVRPIYEVAMIEEGALVEQAIYQMKSSGYSRLPVFRNTVNDILGYIRAFDIIDKDPNTPIGISIRPIQLFSEFSFLKDVLHEFKRKKEHIGAVVDERGVILGIITLEDVLKEIVGQISDDVRKEDQLLREIAKNKWLVDGRLEMSEFSRILGIDLTVGPYTTVSGYITYYLGRIPQRNEIVNIGKFKFKIIDSDRRRILKVIVEM, encoded by the coding sequence ATGGAACTTATAGGCTATATATTAGGAATCATATTTTTTATACTGCTTGAGGGTTTCTTCTCAGGCTCAGAAATGGCTATCCTATCTTCAAATAAGTCAAGGCTTGAAGCTTTTGTCAAAAAGTCAAATAACTCTTACAAAGACATGGTTTCAAAGTTTTTGAAAAACCAAGAAGAGTTTCTAACGTTTACGCTATTTGGATACACCATAAGCATAGTGTTTGCAGCAAGCCTTTACACCATAATGCTTTTTGAAATATCTAAAGATGTACCTATTTTAAAACACACTTACATATTTTTTTCAGAAACCCTTGTTCTAATAACAATAATATTTGGAGAAATAATACCCAAAATAATATTTCAAAAGCATGCCGATAAAGTCATTTTACCTATTATATTTATTTTGTATAAACTAAGATTCTTATTTGGTTTTTCTTCTTTTTTATCAAAAGCCATAAAACATATATTTTTCAAATACATGTCAAAACCACACTCTCATGTCAGCAGAAGCACAATTTTAAAAATTATCTCGAAAGAGCTTGATGTAGATAAATTTGAATCTTTGATTTTATCAAACATAGTATCTTTTAAGGAAAGAAGAGCCGGTGAGATAGTAAGACCTATTTATGAAGTGGCCATGATAGAAGAAGGTGCACTTGTAGAGCAAGCTATATATCAGATGAAGTCCAGTGGATATTCAAGATTACCAGTGTTTAGAAATACTGTAAACGATATACTTGGCTATATCAGAGCTTTTGATATAATAGACAAAGACCCAAACACACCTATAGGCATATCCATAAGGCCTATACAACTTTTTTCAGAGTTTTCATTTTTAAAAGATGTATTACATGAGTTTAAAAGAAAAAAAGAACATATAGGGGCTGTGGTAGATGAAAGAGGAGTTATACTTGGCATTATCACATTGGAAGATGTTTTAAAAGAAATTGTAGGACAGATATCCGACGATGTTAGAAAAGAAGATCAACTTTTAAGAGAAATAGCAAAGAATAAATGGCTTGTAGATGGAAGGCTTGAGATGAGCGAGTTCTCCAGAATACTTGGCATAGATCTAACGGTTGGGCCTTATACCACAGTGTCTGGCTATATAACTTATTATCTTGGTAGGATACCGCAAAGAAACGAAATAGTAAACATAGGCAAATTCAAATTTAAAATTATAGATAGCGATAGAAGAAGGATATTGAAAGTTATAGTAGAAATGTAA
- a CDS encoding DUF2892 domain-containing protein, with protein MQKNMATWDRVGRVILGIVLIILAFTHHSLLFYILGLVGLVFLVTAAIGFCPLYAVLGFKTGGN; from the coding sequence ATGCAAAAGAATATGGCAACATGGGACAGAGTAGGAAGAGTTATATTGGGTATTGTGCTCATAATCTTGGCTTTTACGCATCATAGCTTACTATTTTATATCCTTGGTCTTGTAGGTCTTGTATTTTTAGTAACCGCCGCTATAGGCTTTTGCCCTCTTTATGCTGTGCTTGGTTTTAAGACAGGAGGTAATTGA
- the dsrO gene encoding sulfate reduction electron transfer complex DsrMKJOP subunit DsrO yields the protein MDRRGFLKAIGTAIGVVASKKAAEAMEIPHMLTIPGREENNPQWVGQKGKKFAMVMDLRKCIGCQACASACVIENDVPTDQYRTYVPEYEVGTFPTVRKVFLPQLCNHCENPPCVPVCPTGATYKRQDGIVVVDNTICWGCGYCVNACPYDKRFMNDRYHVADKCTFCAHRVDNGMLPACVESCVGGARIFGDLNDPNSEVSRLIRTYPVNVLRPEQGTIPNVFYINLYGELQDTPPTNFESLDDLAREYYKIKSEESEWMILKPLQDIVNVEDYKHDA from the coding sequence ATGGATAGAAGAGGTTTTCTCAAGGCCATAGGCACCGCTATTGGCGTTGTAGCATCTAAAAAAGCCGCAGAAGCTATGGAAATACCTCATATGCTTACAATACCAGGAAGAGAGGAAAACAATCCTCAGTGGGTAGGCCAAAAAGGCAAAAAATTTGCTATGGTTATGGACCTAAGGAAATGCATAGGATGCCAAGCTTGCGCATCTGCTTGTGTTATAGAAAACGATGTGCCTACAGACCAATACAGAACATACGTACCTGAATATGAAGTTGGCACTTTCCCAACTGTAAGAAAGGTGTTTTTACCTCAGCTTTGCAATCACTGCGAAAACCCCCCTTGCGTTCCGGTATGTCCAACCGGTGCCACTTACAAAAGACAAGATGGTATAGTGGTAGTTGACAACACTATATGCTGGGGCTGTGGATACTGTGTAAACGCTTGCCCTTACGATAAAAGATTTATGAACGACAGGTACCATGTGGCAGACAAGTGTACTTTTTGCGCTCACAGGGTAGATAACGGCATGTTACCAGCTTGCGTAGAATCGTGCGTAGGCGGAGCGAGAATATTTGGAGATTTAAACGATCCAAACAGTGAAGTTTCAAGGCTTATAAGAACATATCCGGTAAACGTTTTAAGACCTGAGCAAGGCACTATACCAAACGTATTTTACATAAACCTCTACGGAGAGCTTCAAGATACACCGCCCACTAACTTTGAGAGCTTGGATGACCTTGCCAGAGAATATTACAAAATAAAATCTGAAGAGTCCGAGTGGATGATTTTAAAGCCACTTCAAGATATAGTAAATGTGGAGGATTATAAACATGATGCTTGA
- the nrfD gene encoding NrfD/PsrC family molybdoenzyme membrane anchor subunit produces the protein MMLDTYHEILVFASSITPSRPWGVNIPNYFWTGGISVGAFFIYSLYTVFGIEKFKRLASMCLLIAFSFIAIAPLNLVDDLKQPGRMIHVFLYGWSHFPTSPMKWGVILLTTYTILTLLSLVAYYRPFFVSLYNSVEDNRLKLVFKLLTLNRLELTEEAIKKDRKILFYLGAIGLLFGIGVEFYTGYIVGILVAFPLVHFPALPLVMLTSALASGSGFVLFFYPIYQKLMGKEIDRDDIAAVANIMAWAIVGELILDLFWYSFGLAFSGITKYFMRAYFKEDLVGILVFDLGLFLFVPMILAFSRFKKSAFFMFIAGALAAFGAWYFKYSLVIGGQSFPKIIGGFLTYTMPIFGHNSLQSLIANWAGIIGLLAATIALLPHTDDLYKGFGKEVKG, from the coding sequence ATGATGCTTGATACTTACCATGAGATTTTGGTGTTTGCATCTTCTATAACCCCTTCAAGACCTTGGGGTGTAAATATACCAAACTATTTTTGGACAGGTGGTATAAGTGTAGGGGCTTTCTTTATATACAGTCTTTACACGGTGTTTGGTATAGAAAAATTTAAAAGATTGGCAAGCATGTGCCTTTTAATAGCATTTTCTTTTATAGCCATAGCTCCTCTAAACTTAGTAGACGATCTAAAACAACCAGGTAGAATGATCCACGTATTTTTATACGGATGGTCTCACTTCCCAACATCTCCCATGAAGTGGGGTGTTATATTGTTAACCACTTATACGATACTTACTTTGCTTAGCTTGGTAGCTTACTATAGACCGTTTTTTGTAAGCTTATACAATAGTGTTGAAGACAATAGGTTGAAGCTAGTTTTTAAGCTTCTAACGCTAAATAGATTAGAATTAACAGAAGAAGCAATCAAAAAAGATAGAAAGATATTGTTTTATCTTGGTGCAATAGGTCTTTTGTTTGGTATAGGTGTTGAATTTTATACAGGTTATATTGTAGGAATATTAGTGGCTTTCCCACTCGTACATTTTCCAGCGTTACCCCTTGTTATGCTCACATCCGCTTTAGCGTCTGGTTCTGGGTTTGTATTGTTTTTTTATCCTATATATCAAAAGCTTATGGGTAAAGAAATAGATAGAGACGATATAGCCGCAGTAGCTAATATAATGGCTTGGGCCATTGTAGGTGAATTAATTCTGGATCTATTCTGGTACTCTTTTGGTCTTGCTTTTAGTGGTATTACAAAATACTTTATGAGAGCTTACTTTAAAGAAGACCTTGTTGGTATACTTGTATTTGATTTAGGGCTATTTTTGTTTGTGCCTATGATTTTGGCTTTTAGTAGATTTAAAAAATCTGCTTTCTTCATGTTTATAGCTGGTGCTTTGGCAGCTTTTGGAGCTTGGTATTTCAAATACAGCCTTGTAATAGGTGGGCAAAGTTTTCCAAAGATAATAGGCGGTTTTCTCACCTATACAATGCCAATATTTGGACATAATAGCTTACAATCTTTGATAGCAAACTGGGCTGGTATAATAGGGCTTTTGGCAGCTACTATAGCTTTGTTACCACATACCGATGATCTTTACAAAGGTTTTGGCAAGGAGGTTAAAGGATGA
- a CDS encoding molybdopterin-dependent oxidoreductase gives MNTTRRKFLLGVSAAGLGTMALGYLKTFKYLFTFGRRGPKPRFPIYGNVHLPELLKAKTPTNENGNYIVNKDYYYANTVCIGCTTQCGVRIKVDKKTGKVVRVFGNPYNLLSSDPWLDYDKPVKESIFWVSGINESGLTNRSTVCARGNVVFDKLYTRYRVTKPLKRVGPRGSHKWVEIEPEQLIQEIVNGGNLFGEGFVEGLKSIRDINTPIDPNNPEYGPKSNQLGVLGTNDDGRKTFIVHRFVKAFGTVNFSGHTSMCGLAMRIGQAAYFGDFKKLPHAKPDFDNTEYILSIGTAPAQAGNPFKRQGKLLARARTEGPLKKIVVVTPTAVNTDNMSIGAKYEWVPIYPGQDLAFVMGLFRYIIENNLYNAPYLSIPSEEAMKAANEVSYTNATHLVIQDEGEDYGKILRDQNGDPYVMDAATNSLQNAKNVRTGVLFVNQQVSLNGKTYHVKSAFELLKEAAFEYSLDEYSQMCGVPKETIVRIAKEFTSYGRKATTDIHGGAMNTVGMYTAYAVAMLGAMVGNMNYKGGMAVKGGAYDAYKGPVYDLLDYDGKVKTHGVRIDRAGFKYQDTTEYKNKKAQGLNPYPAKDKWYPFSNAIESDWIASSAHGYPYPLKALITVNSNPAYAQSGFSNVIEYLKDPKKIPLFIAIDPFINETSTYADYIVPDNVLYEEWGAMAPWGAYLTKITTIRYPAIESPNAKFQNGEAVYAESFFIELGKALNLPGFGDNAIKGKDGKTYPLHRPHDFYLRAFENLAMQDTPVPDATDEDIELAGLTNWVPLLKSINGNNWRKVATIMSRGGRYAPYDTAYDGMYVNHKYKKILNIYNEELGNTKDAITGEYYHGVPKYIEGPICADGSSLWTKVDRNQYSLIAFGYKSNVLSSPNASSDKLRDIKLSTYIDINSKTAKEFGIKYGDLVKVSNPFGQYIIGIVRVKEGITPGTIGIEHGLGRLAEGADTIYINNKKLPAIPLRQTGVNINMIGIQDPVRPKGHVLTDFVTGATARNTIPVKIEKIRSLA, from the coding sequence ATGAATACTACTCGTAGAAAGTTTCTTCTTGGTGTCTCAGCCGCCGGCCTTGGTACGATGGCTTTAGGATATTTAAAAACATTTAAATACCTTTTTACATTTGGAAGAAGAGGTCCAAAACCAAGATTTCCTATATACGGTAACGTACATTTACCAGAATTGTTAAAAGCCAAAACCCCAACAAACGAAAATGGCAACTACATTGTGAACAAAGATTATTATTATGCCAATACCGTTTGTATAGGCTGCACTACCCAATGTGGAGTACGTATTAAGGTTGACAAAAAAACTGGTAAAGTGGTGAGGGTATTTGGAAATCCTTACAACTTGCTTTCATCAGACCCATGGCTTGATTACGATAAGCCTGTAAAAGAGAGTATTTTTTGGGTATCTGGTATAAATGAATCTGGCCTCACAAACCGCTCTACGGTTTGCGCCAGGGGCAATGTGGTATTTGACAAGCTTTACACTAGATACAGAGTTACAAAACCACTTAAAAGAGTAGGACCAAGAGGTTCTCACAAATGGGTAGAGATAGAGCCAGAACAGCTTATCCAAGAGATTGTAAACGGTGGTAATTTGTTCGGTGAAGGTTTTGTGGAAGGTCTTAAAAGCATCAGAGACATAAATACGCCTATAGACCCCAACAACCCAGAATACGGTCCAAAATCAAATCAACTTGGTGTACTTGGTACCAACGACGATGGAAGAAAAACCTTTATAGTCCATAGATTTGTCAAAGCTTTTGGTACAGTAAACTTTTCCGGACATACTTCTATGTGCGGTCTTGCAATGAGGATAGGTCAGGCAGCTTATTTTGGCGATTTTAAAAAACTCCCTCACGCCAAACCAGATTTTGACAACACAGAGTATATACTATCTATAGGCACAGCACCAGCTCAGGCAGGAAACCCCTTCAAACGTCAAGGTAAACTTTTAGCCAGGGCTAGAACCGAAGGACCTTTAAAAAAGATAGTGGTGGTAACCCCAACCGCGGTAAATACCGATAATATGTCAATAGGTGCAAAATACGAATGGGTACCTATTTATCCGGGTCAAGACTTGGCTTTTGTAATGGGGCTTTTTAGATATATTATTGAAAACAACCTTTATAACGCTCCATATCTATCTATACCAAGCGAAGAAGCCATGAAAGCTGCTAACGAAGTAAGTTATACCAATGCCACGCATCTCGTTATCCAAGACGAAGGAGAAGACTACGGTAAAATACTAAGAGATCAAAATGGTGATCCATACGTCATGGACGCTGCCACAAACTCCCTACAAAACGCCAAAAACGTAAGAACTGGAGTTTTGTTTGTAAATCAGCAAGTAAGTTTAAATGGAAAAACCTATCATGTAAAAAGTGCTTTTGAGCTTTTAAAAGAAGCGGCTTTTGAATATTCGTTAGATGAGTATTCTCAAATGTGCGGTGTACCAAAAGAAACCATCGTAAGAATAGCTAAAGAGTTTACCTCTTATGGTAGAAAAGCCACTACAGATATACACGGCGGGGCTATGAACACCGTTGGTATGTACACCGCTTACGCTGTGGCTATGCTTGGAGCTATGGTAGGCAATATGAACTACAAAGGTGGTATGGCTGTAAAAGGTGGGGCCTACGACGCTTACAAGGGTCCTGTTTACGATCTTCTTGATTACGATGGAAAGGTAAAAACCCACGGAGTCAGAATAGATAGAGCTGGCTTTAAGTATCAAGATACTACAGAATATAAAAATAAAAAAGCTCAAGGATTAAATCCATACCCTGCAAAAGACAAATGGTATCCATTCTCAAATGCCATTGAATCTGATTGGATAGCCTCGTCTGCTCATGGATACCCATATCCTTTAAAAGCTCTTATAACAGTAAACTCAAACCCAGCTTACGCTCAAAGTGGCTTTTCAAATGTTATAGAATATCTGAAAGATCCGAAAAAGATACCTCTTTTTATAGCCATAGACCCATTTATAAATGAAACAAGCACATACGCAGATTATATTGTACCAGATAACGTGTTGTACGAAGAATGGGGTGCCATGGCTCCTTGGGGTGCTTATCTTACAAAAATAACCACCATAAGATATCCCGCTATAGAGAGTCCGAATGCAAAGTTTCAAAACGGTGAAGCTGTTTACGCCGAGAGCTTTTTTATAGAACTTGGCAAAGCTCTAAACCTACCAGGTTTTGGAGACAACGCTATAAAAGGAAAAGACGGCAAAACATATCCTTTACATAGGCCTCATGATTTTTATTTAAGAGCTTTTGAGAACTTAGCTATGCAAGATACACCTGTACCAGACGCTACAGATGAAGATATAGAATTAGCGGGTCTTACAAACTGGGTACCTCTTCTAAAATCCATAAACGGCAACAATTGGCGAAAAGTAGCCACAATCATGAGTAGAGGCGGCAGATATGCACCTTATGATACAGCATATGACGGTATGTATGTAAATCATAAATACAAGAAAATACTAAATATTTATAACGAAGAACTAGGAAACACTAAAGATGCCATCACAGGCGAATATTATCATGGAGTACCAAAGTATATAGAAGGACCAATATGTGCGGATGGTTCAAGCTTATGGACAAAAGTTGATAGAAACCAATACTCTCTTATAGCCTTTGGTTATAAATCAAACGTGTTATCATCACCAAACGCCTCTTCTGATAAGCTAAGGGATATAAAACTTTCTACCTACATAGATATAAATTCTAAAACCGCCAAAGAGTTTGGTATAAAGTATGGTGATTTGGTAAAAGTCTCAAATCCCTTTGGCCAATACATAATAGGTATAGTTAGAGTAAAAGAGGGCATAACACCAGGTACAATAGGTATAGAACATGGCCTTGGAAGGTTGGCAGAAGGCGCAGATACTATATACATAAACAATAAAAAACTACCGGCTATACCGCTACGCCAAACCGGAGTTAATATAAATATGATTGGCATTCAAGATCCGGTACGTCCAAAAGGACATGTACTCACAGATTTTGTCACCGGAGCTACCGCAAGAAACACCATACCTGTAAAGATAGAAAAGATAAGAAGTTTAGCCTAA
- a CDS encoding polysaccharide deacetylase family protein: MSIKALMYHSVGIPPKEALLKSLYTNPRLFEKQIKILKVLGFKSITSDEIVDFVKGKDLKKNVCITFDDAYKDIFENALPILKKYDFKAIVFVPVGLVGEYNKWDADRLNVKKPIASWEDIKSALKEGFEIGSHTITHMPLTHLDTKSLKQEVELSKKILEDKLDVEIKTFCYPYGDYDERIMDAVKEAGYKLAFSVDSGHIKRGDNLYNLKRLHMRYNTNVFRLLLKLSSLYK, from the coding sequence ATGAGTATAAAAGCGTTGATGTATCACAGCGTAGGAATACCACCAAAGGAAGCTTTGCTGAAAAGCTTGTATACAAACCCAAGGCTTTTTGAAAAACAAATTAAAATCTTAAAAGTTTTAGGTTTTAAAAGTATCACTTCCGATGAAATTGTAGATTTTGTAAAAGGTAAAGATTTAAAGAAAAACGTATGTATAACCTTTGATGATGCTTACAAAGATATTTTTGAAAACGCCTTACCTATACTTAAAAAATATGATTTTAAAGCGATTGTATTTGTGCCGGTTGGTCTTGTAGGGGAATACAACAAATGGGATGCAGATAGATTAAATGTCAAAAAACCGATAGCCTCGTGGGAAGATATAAAGTCTGCCCTAAAAGAGGGTTTTGAGATTGGTTCTCATACGATCACTCATATGCCTCTTACTCATCTTGATACTAAAAGCCTAAAACAAGAAGTAGAGCTATCTAAAAAAATACTAGAAGATAAGCTTGACGTAGAGATAAAAACTTTTTGCTATCCATACGGGGATTACGATGAAAGGATAATGGATGCTGTGAAAGAGGCTGGATATAAGTTAGCTTTTAGCGTGGATTCTGGTCATATAAAAAGAGGTGATAACCTTTACAATCTAAAAAGACTTCACATGAGATACAACACCAACGTTTTTAGGCTTTTATTAAAATTATCAAGTTTGTATAAATAA